One part of the Hydrogenobacter sp. T-2 genome encodes these proteins:
- a CDS encoding methylthioribulose 1-phosphate dehydratase encodes MHREISELIEIGRLLHSRGWLPASGGNLSVRLEDERVLITASGSHKGHLTREDFVVVNLKGEVLEGSKKPSAETELHLLVYRVFPEVKSVLHVHSINSTLISRMAQEDIRLEGYELLKAFEGIKTHETSISVPVLENSQDMEELSKRIEKKLREEKVYGFLLRSHGLYTWGKSIREAYIRLEAFEFLFECELRLMPLA; translated from the coding sequence ATGCATAGGGAGATTTCCGAGCTTATAGAGATAGGAAGGCTTTTGCATTCAAGGGGTTGGCTACCTGCAAGTGGTGGAAACCTTTCTGTGAGGCTTGAAGATGAGAGGGTGCTTATTACCGCTTCAGGAAGCCATAAGGGGCATCTTACAAGAGAAGACTTTGTGGTGGTTAATCTAAAGGGAGAGGTATTGGAAGGCTCAAAAAAGCCTTCTGCAGAAACAGAGCTTCATCTCTTAGTCTATAGGGTTTTTCCAGAGGTAAAGTCCGTCTTGCATGTGCATTCTATAAACTCCACGTTAATATCAAGAATGGCACAAGAAGACATAAGGCTTGAAGGGTATGAGCTTCTGAAAGCCTTTGAGGGTATAAAAACCCACGAAACGAGTATAAGCGTGCCTGTCCTTGAAAACTCCCAAGACATGGAGGAGTTATCTAAGAGAATTGAGAAAAAGCTGAGAGAAGAAAAGGTTTACGGCTTTCTCCTTAGGTCTCATGGCTTATACACATGGGGTAAAAGCATAAGGGAGGCTTATATAAGGCTTGAGGCTTTTGAGTTCCTTTTTGAGTGTGAGCTCAGGCTAATGCCTTTGGCATGA
- a CDS encoding DNA-methyltransferase, whose translation MKARLYIADARSMKELRDDSIDLVITSPPYWHIKDYGVEGQIGYGQSLHEYLKSLYAVFKECYRVLKGGTKLCINIGDQFARSIVYGAYKVIPIHAEIICMCEEIGFDYMGAIIWQKKTTMNTTGGANIMGSFPYPPNGVVEIDYEFILIFKKEGKRKVEKSVKEASKLTKEEWKEYFSGHWKFAGAKQINHEAVFPEELPRRLIKMFSFVGDTVLDPFAGSGTTLKVALELGRKAIGYEIKEDYIKLVREKLGLFGLEVIKREVQDYKVEEVNYEPKVKDAKPLIEEKKFKFNGDRLYKVIKVLSEDTLLLSTGIKVKLAGVRIKDKNSALEYLNRYVKGKEVFLKFVSNSEESPHDTVIARVFLKNKIHINRKMVQMNIAEEVHFKLTI comes from the coding sequence ATGAAGGCGAGGCTTTATATTGCGGATGCAAGAAGCATGAAGGAGTTAAGGGACGATAGCATAGACCTTGTCATTACCTCTCCACCCTATTGGCACATTAAAGACTATGGAGTTGAAGGTCAAATAGGATATGGACAGAGCCTGCACGAGTATTTAAAAAGCCTATACGCGGTCTTTAAAGAATGCTACAGGGTTCTAAAAGGAGGAACTAAACTTTGCATAAACATAGGAGACCAGTTTGCCCGTAGCATAGTATATGGAGCGTATAAAGTTATACCTATCCATGCGGAGATAATATGCATGTGTGAAGAAATAGGCTTTGACTATATGGGTGCTATAATATGGCAGAAAAAGACAACTATGAATACCACAGGTGGAGCAAACATAATGGGTAGTTTTCCATATCCGCCGAATGGTGTTGTAGAAATAGACTATGAGTTTATACTAATTTTTAAAAAAGAAGGTAAACGCAAGGTTGAAAAAAGCGTTAAAGAGGCTTCAAAATTGACAAAGGAAGAATGGAAGGAATATTTCTCTGGTCATTGGAAATTCGCAGGTGCAAAACAAATTAACCACGAGGCGGTTTTTCCAGAAGAGCTTCCAAGAAGGTTAATAAAGATGTTTTCCTTTGTAGGAGACACGGTGCTTGACCCTTTTGCAGGCAGTGGGACAACCCTTAAAGTAGCCTTAGAGCTTGGTAGAAAAGCCATAGGCTACGAGATAAAGGAAGACTACATTAAATTGGTGAGAGAGAAATTAGGTTTGTTTGGGCTTGAGGTTATAAAAAGAGAAGTTCAGGACTATAAGGTAGAAGAGGTCAATTATGAGCCAAAGGTAAAAGATGCTAAGCCATTGATTGAGGAAAAGAAGTTTAAGTTTAACGGAGATAGATTATACAAAGTTATAAAAGTGCTTTCAGAAGATACCCTTTTACTTTCTACTGGCATTAAAGTAAAATTGGCTGGTGTGAGAATTAAGGATAAGAATTCTGCTTTAGAATATTTGAACCGTTATGTAAAGGGTAAAGAGGTGTTTTTGAAGTTTGTGAGTAATAGCGAAGAAAGTCCTCATGATACGGTTATTGCCAGAGTGTTTCTTA